The Caproicibacterium amylolyticum genome includes the window ACCGCATTGCCAGCTTCAGTGTGCAGAGCCAGCGGTATGTTGCTGAAAATCAGTTTACCTATGTTGTGCCGCCGGAGATTGCAGAAATTCCGGAAGCAAAGGAAGAATATCTGCGGGCAATGGAGGAGGATCAGCGCCACTACGAAAGCTTAACGGCAGTGCTGAAAGCAAAACACAAAAAAGCATTTCTGGCAGAGGGACTTTCTGAAAAATCCGCAGAACGGCAGGCGGAGAAAAAAGCCATTGAGGATGCGCGCTTTGTGCTGCCGAATGCCTGCACAACAAAAATGATCTGCACCATGGATGCACGCAGCCTGCTGCATTTCTTCTCCCTGCGGTGCTGCAACCGTGCACAGTGGGAAATTCGCGAGGTGGCGGAACAGATGCTGTGGCTGGTCAAGAACGTGGCACCGCATCTGTTTGCGAAGGCTGGGCCTGATTGCCTGTACGGTGCCTGCCCGGAAGGAAAAATGTGCTGCGGCAAAGCAGAAGAAGTCCGTGCACACTATTTTCAAAAGAGGAACGGTGAAGCATAATGGGAAAACTGCTGGTGTTGGAAGGGCTGGACGGCAGCGGAAAGCAAACACAAACTTCGTATCTGTGCACTGCTTTTCAGACTGCTCAAGCGCAGTACCGCCATGTTTCTTTTCCGGACTACGCGCAGCCGTCCTCTGCACTGGTAAAGATGTACCTGCAGGGTGAGTTCGGTGCTTCTCCGCAGGATGTGAATCCCTATGCTGCTTCTTCTTTTTATGCGGTTGATCGTTTTGCATCTTACCGAAAATTCTGGAAAAAAGATTATGACAACGGTATGGTGATTCTTGCGGACCGCTACACCACTTCCAATCTTGTTTATCAGCTGCCAAAGCTGCCGCGCGGAGAATGGAATGCTTTTACAGAGTGGCTGCTGGACTATGAATATCACCGTTTTGAACTGCCAATACCAGATTTAACGATTTTTCTGGATATGCCGCCAGCCGTTTCTGAGTCTTTGCTTGCAAAGCGGTATCACGGTGATGAGCAGAAAAAGGATATCCATGAAAAGAGCATGACTTTTCAGCAGGACTGTCGGCAAGCTGCGCTTTACGCAGCACAGAAACTCCATTGGAAAGTTGTGTCCTGCGCTGCAGGCGGTAGCCTGCGCACACCACAGGAGATTCATGCGGAAGTTTTGCAGATTGTTCGTGAAAACGGTTTGCTGAATCAGGCAGAGACCGCGAAAGTCTGAAAGGAGCTTTGAAAATGATTTACGTTTTTTTAGCAAATGGTTTTGAGGAAACTGAGGCACTTGCACCGGTGGATATGCTGCGCCGCGCCGGTTTAAAAGTATGCATGGTCGGTGTGAATGACGATGAAATCACAGGTGCGCACGGCATTTGTGTGAAGCCGGATATTGCCGACTGGGATTTTAATCCCGAAATGGAACCGGTTGATATGGTCGTTTTGCCCGGCGGTATGCCCGGCACCAAAAATCTGGAAGCTGCCCAGTCTGTTCGGGAAGCAGTTGATTGGGCTGTGGAGCATGACAGCTACATTGCTGCCATTTGCGCGGCACCATCTGTACTGGGCCACTGGGGTGTGCTGAAAGGCCATGAAGCAATCTGCTACCCCGGCTATGAGCCGGAGCTGGGCTGCAAAATCAGCAGTAAGCCTGTCGTACAGAGCGAAAAAATCATCACCGCCCGCGGTGCCGGTGTTGCTGTGGAGTTTGGCCTTGCATTGGTTAAAACATTGTGCGGAGAACAGAAATCCGAGGAGATCAGGAAATCGATTCAATGTATGTAAAGAAAAACATCAGGGAAATCAAGCAGGATCTGCGCAGGCGCTACCGCACGTATCGGGAAGCGCTTGAGCCTGCCCAAAAAGTGGAAATGGACGCGGCAGTACGGCGGCGTCTGTTTCGTCTGCCAATTTACCGGAATAACCGAGTCATTTTCATCTATGTCAGTAAGCCAATCGAGGTAGACACAATCGGAATTATTCAGCATGCGCTGGCGCACGGCAAGCGTGTGGCAGTACCGCGCTGTATCCCCGGAACTTATCAGATGCAGTTTTACTTTATTCGCTCGCTTGCGGATCTGGAGCCGGGAATGTTCGGTGTACTGGAGCCTTCTGCGGAACACTGTCAGCCGGTTGCTGATCTGCGGCACGGCTTGTGCGTAGTGCCCGGCCTTAGTTTTGACGCGCAGGGTTATCGGCTGGGTTACGGAAAAGGTTATTATGACCGCTTTTTGTCTTCATTTGGCGGGCAGACGGCCGGTATCTGCTACCGTGCCTGTGTACCGTGGAATTTACCGCATGGGTATTATGACCGGCCTGTAGACATATTGATTACAGAAACTTATATCAGAAAGACGGGCAGCCGTCCTGCCAGCCGTCAGGAGGAACGCCATGACTGAAAATGAACATCCGCAGCAGTCGCTCAACAGCTTCAGCGGGAATGAGGCAATCAAAGCGGAAGCTGCACGGGAAGCTGCCGACGAAAAGCGTGCCAGGCGCAACCACAAAAGGCGGAACAAGGCAAAGCGCAAAAAGAACAGGCGCTTTTTCCGGCTGGTATGGTGGAGCATGGTGATTTTGGCGGCAGCGCTGCTGGGGCAGTTCCTGATTACCGGACTGAATGATGTGCTTGCCGTTAACCGCGAAAGTGTCAACGTTACCGTTGAGATTCCTTCCTCCATTACGGAGAGTTCGATGAAGCCCTCGGCGCTGAAAAAGCTGAGTGGCAGCAAACTGCGTGAAGCACAGGCAAACAATCAAAAAATTTCCCGTCAGGTCGCCAATATTCTGAAACAGGCCGGTGCCATTGAGAATCCGGACTTTTTCTGTCTGTATACCCGTCTGCGCAAAGCGGACGGCTGTTTCCACAACGGCACTTGGCAGATTGACACAAAAACAGATTATGAGCAGCTGGTAAATACTTTTGAATCTAATGAGGGCCGCAAGGATGTTGTGAAGGTTACAATACCGGAAGGTCAGAATGCACTTGAAATCGCACAGCTGCTTCAAAAAAACGGTGTGGTTTCCTCGGCGCAGAAGTTCTTGGACGTGCTGAACACAGACGCGTTTGACGATACTTACACCATGGCCACCAATATCAAGAGCCTGACGGGCCGTTATTATAAGTACGAGGGTTATCTGTTCCCGGATACGTACGAATTCTATCAGGATGAGGACCCGCAGAATGTCCTGCAGAAAATGCTGGATGACACCAACGACCACCTGACAAAGCAGATTCGGGACAAGGCCCAGGAACAGAATATGACGCTTGATCAGCTGCTGACCATGGCTTCTATCATTCAGGCGGAGTCCGCAGATACTTCGGACATGCTTAATGTTTCGTCTGTACTGTACAATCGTCTGAAATATGGGGACAAGTATCAGATCCATACACTGGACTGTGACTCGACCTCGTACTATCCGTATCGTTCCAAGAGTACGGTGCCGGCGGATAAAGGCAAAAATTACAAGAGCAAGTACGATACCTACACCATAAAAGGCTTGCCGGCAGGCGCCATCTGCAATCCGGGTATGGCGGCAATCAATGCGGCGCTGAATCCGAATGAGACAAGCTATCTGTATTTCTGCCACAATCCAAAGACCAAACAGGCATATTACGCCTCCAGCGCGGAGGAGCATGCCGATAATTTAGCAGAGGCGGGACTGACTTCATGAAAGCAATAAGACCAGCCCCCCATTTGCCGGAGCTCCTTTCTCCGGCGGGGGATATGGAACGTTTGAAAGCGGCTATCCAGTTCGGTGCGGATGCCGTTTACCTGGCCGGAACGAATTTTGGCATGCGCAGTGCGCCGTCCAATTTTTCACCGGAGCAGCTTGCCGAGGCGGTGGAATTTGCACACAGCCGAGGCGTACGTATTTATTTGACAACCAATATTATTCCCCGTAACAGCGATGTGGAGGGCCTTGAGCCGTTTCTCCGCATGGCACGGGACGCCGGTGTGGATGCGTTCATTGTAACGGACCTAGGCGTTATGGCAGCAGCAAAGCGGGTCGCACCGGGGGTGGAAATCCACATTTCCACGCAGACCGGTGTGGCAAATTATGCCGCGGCGCGCCAGATTTACGATATGGGTGCGAAGCGTGTGGTGCTTGCACGTGAGCTTTCACTGGAGGAAGTGGCAACGCTGCGCGCAAAGACACCAAAGCAGTTGGAAATTGAATGCTTTGTGCATGGCGCTATGTGTGTATCTTTTTCTGGGCGGTGCCTGCTCTCCAATTACTTTACCGGTCGCGACGGCAATCATGGTGACTGTGCGCAGCCTTGCCGCTGGAAATATGCACTCTGTGAAGAAACGCGTCCCGGTCAATATCTGCCGATTATGGAGGACGGGGACGGAACGTACATTTTGAATGCCAAAGATATGAATATGTCAGAACATATTCCAGAACTGCTGCGTGCCGGAGTGGACAGCCTGAAAATTGAGGGCCGTGCAAAGTCTGCCTACTACACCGCAGCTGCAACGAACGCCTACCGTCGTGCGCTGGATGATGCCCTTGCAGGAAACCCACTGACACCGTGGGTAACGGAGGAACTCGACAAAATCAGTCACCGGCAGTACAGCACCGGATTTTACTTTGGCCGTCCCAACCAAAACGTTGATCTTGGCAGCTATGTGCGCGACTACGAAGTAGTTGCGGTATGCGAGTCTTACCAGAACGGCGTAGCAGTGCTTTCACAGCGCAACCGCTTTTTCCGCGGCGACACGGCTGACATTCTTGAGCCGGGCAAAGCACCGTATCAAGTAAGGATGGATCATATTCAGAACGGCGACGGCGAAGAAATCGAAGCGGCAAACCATGCGGTCATGCGTGTGCTGCTGTATACCGATACGCCGATTGCGCCGGGTGCACTGCTGCGCGTAAAAAAAGATTTGGATTCGTGAATAAAATCACCTCTTTTTGGGAAAACTTTCTCAAGGGAGGTGCTTTTTATGCCAAAGTCCGCAAAACGAATTTTAATCTTATTTACAACGATGCTGCTGCTTTTTACATTCTGTGCGCTGCGC containing:
- a CDS encoding peptidase U32 family protein, with the protein product MKAIRPAPHLPELLSPAGDMERLKAAIQFGADAVYLAGTNFGMRSAPSNFSPEQLAEAVEFAHSRGVRIYLTTNIIPRNSDVEGLEPFLRMARDAGVDAFIVTDLGVMAAAKRVAPGVEIHISTQTGVANYAAARQIYDMGAKRVVLARELSLEEVATLRAKTPKQLEIECFVHGAMCVSFSGRCLLSNYFTGRDGNHGDCAQPCRWKYALCEETRPGQYLPIMEDGDGTYILNAKDMNMSEHIPELLRAGVDSLKIEGRAKSAYYTAAATNAYRRALDDALAGNPLTPWVTEELDKISHRQYSTGFYFGRPNQNVDLGSYVRDYEVVAVCESYQNGVAVLSQRNRFFRGDTADILEPGKAPYQVRMDHIQNGDGEEIEAANHAVMRVLLYTDTPIAPGALLRVKKDLDS
- a CDS encoding DJ-1 family glyoxalase III, which encodes MIYVFLANGFEETEALAPVDMLRRAGLKVCMVGVNDDEITGAHGICVKPDIADWDFNPEMEPVDMVVLPGGMPGTKNLEAAQSVREAVDWAVEHDSYIAAICAAPSVLGHWGVLKGHEAICYPGYEPELGCKISSKPVVQSEKIITARGAGVAVEFGLALVKTLCGEQKSEEIRKSIQCM
- a CDS encoding 5-formyltetrahydrofolate cyclo-ligase, producing MYVKKNIREIKQDLRRRYRTYREALEPAQKVEMDAAVRRRLFRLPIYRNNRVIFIYVSKPIEVDTIGIIQHALAHGKRVAVPRCIPGTYQMQFYFIRSLADLEPGMFGVLEPSAEHCQPVADLRHGLCVVPGLSFDAQGYRLGYGKGYYDRFLSSFGGQTAGICYRACVPWNLPHGYYDRPVDILITETYIRKTGSRPASRQEERHD
- a CDS encoding thymidylate kinase, with protein sequence MGKLLVLEGLDGSGKQTQTSYLCTAFQTAQAQYRHVSFPDYAQPSSALVKMYLQGEFGASPQDVNPYAASSFYAVDRFASYRKFWKKDYDNGMVILADRYTTSNLVYQLPKLPRGEWNAFTEWLLDYEYHRFELPIPDLTIFLDMPPAVSESLLAKRYHGDEQKKDIHEKSMTFQQDCRQAALYAAQKLHWKVVSCAAGGSLRTPQEIHAEVLQIVRENGLLNQAETAKV
- the thyX gene encoding FAD-dependent thymidylate synthase — translated: MAHVELLTYTQMPEKTVASAARLCYSPSDISAIQQGMTEERVSHFMDMLTANGHETPVEHASFTFGIEGVSRSLLAQITRHRIASFSVQSQRYVAENQFTYVVPPEIAEIPEAKEEYLRAMEEDQRHYESLTAVLKAKHKKAFLAEGLSEKSAERQAEKKAIEDARFVLPNACTTKMICTMDARSLLHFFSLRCCNRAQWEIREVAEQMLWLVKNVAPHLFAKAGPDCLYGACPEGKMCCGKAEEVRAHYFQKRNGEA
- the mltG gene encoding endolytic transglycosylase MltG, which gives rise to MTENEHPQQSLNSFSGNEAIKAEAAREAADEKRARRNHKRRNKAKRKKNRRFFRLVWWSMVILAAALLGQFLITGLNDVLAVNRESVNVTVEIPSSITESSMKPSALKKLSGSKLREAQANNQKISRQVANILKQAGAIENPDFFCLYTRLRKADGCFHNGTWQIDTKTDYEQLVNTFESNEGRKDVVKVTIPEGQNALEIAQLLQKNGVVSSAQKFLDVLNTDAFDDTYTMATNIKSLTGRYYKYEGYLFPDTYEFYQDEDPQNVLQKMLDDTNDHLTKQIRDKAQEQNMTLDQLLTMASIIQAESADTSDMLNVSSVLYNRLKYGDKYQIHTLDCDSTSYYPYRSKSTVPADKGKNYKSKYDTYTIKGLPAGAICNPGMAAINAALNPNETSYLYFCHNPKTKQAYYASSAEEHADNLAEAGLTS